One genomic window of Quercus lobata isolate SW786 chromosome 9, ValleyOak3.0 Primary Assembly, whole genome shotgun sequence includes the following:
- the LOC115961721 gene encoding uncharacterized protein LOC115961721 encodes MSLEDIVNSLATNTLQFQQETKQFQQEARASIQSLDNQMGQMATAISRLEVQSSGKLPSQTVVNPRENASAIVLRSGKEVEIPIKATPASLKQEKEQNVVADKNVPNDDEVPKRKFPPLSDYKPVPPFPQALIESRKYEQNKDLYETFHRCEVNIPLLDAIKQVPRYAKFLKEPCTIKRKQKLKRCEKVRVRENVSVVIQRKLPAKCKDLGMFTIPCTIGNTQLEKAMLDLGASINVMPYSIYVSLKLGPLNKTGIVIQLANRSIAYPKGVVEDVLVQVNDLVFPADFYVLDMENGDQTTSILLGRPFLKTFKTKIDVHSGTLTTKFDGEIVKFNIYDAMKYPADDNPIYSIDVIDSLVQEVFELDGKDGMEVVISKHLEKENEELALSTDLQETVAALNDFLKLQQSVEIQSLATSKVFKVNGHRLKLFYEGLQVENVAKLDLEDPIYTD; translated from the exons AAGAGACGAAACAATTTCAACAAGAGGCGAGGGCCAGTATTCAAAGTTTGGATAATCAGATGGGCCAGATGGCAACTGCAATTAGCCGGCTAGAAGTGCAAAGTTCGGGGAAATTACCCTCTCAAACGGTAGTAAATCCAAGAGAAAATGCAAGTGCAATCGTTTTGAGAAGTGGTAAAGAGGTTGAGATTCCAATAAAGGCAACCCCTGCATCGTTGAAgcaagaaaaggagcaaaatgTCGTTGCAGACAAGAATGTTCCCAATGATGATGAGGTACCTAAGCGTAAGTTTCCACCTCTTTCTGATTATAAACCAGTACCTCCGTTTCCTCAGGCTTTAATAGAATCAAGAAAATATGAgcaaaataaagatttatatgAGACTTTTCATAGATGCGAGGTAAATATTCCACTTTTAGATGCCATTAAACAAGTACCTCGTTATGCTAAATTCCTGAAAGAACCGTGTACAATTAAGAGGAAACAGAAACTTAAAAGATGTGAGAAGGTGAGAGTAAGGGAGAATGTTTCTGTAGTTATTCAAAGAAAACTTCCTGCAAAGTGCAAAGATTTAGGTATGTTTACTATCCCTTGTACAATAGGTAACACTCAACTTGAGAAGGCCATGCTAGATTTAGGAGCTTCTATCAATGTCATGCCATAttctatatatgtttctttgaaaCTTGGACCTTTGAATAAAACTGGTATTGTGATTCAACTGGCTAATAGATCTATTGCCTATCCTAAGGGTGTAGTTGAGGATGTTCTTGTGCAAGTTAATGATTTGGTTTTCCCTGCTGATTTCTATGTTCTTGATATGGAGAATGGTGATCAAACTACTTCTATTTTGTTAGGAAGACCATTTTTAAAGACATTCAAGACTAAGATAGATGTTCATAGTGGCACACTTACCACAAAATTTGATGGTGAAATTGTTAAGTTTAATATTTATGATGCCATGAAATATCCTGCTGATGATAATCCTATTTATTCAATTGATGTGATTGATTCTTTAGTACAGGAAGTTTTTGAACTTGATGGAAAAGATGGAATGGAAGTTGTCATTAGTAAGCAtcttgagaaagaaaatgaggagtTAGCCTTGAGTACGGATTTGCAAGAAACGGTTGCAGCATTGAATGATTTTCTGAAATTACAGCAGTCAG ttgaaattcaaagtttagCAACTTCCAAAGTGTTCAAGGTGAATGGCCATAGACTTAAGCTTTTCTATGAAGGTTTACAAGTAGAGAATGTGGCAAAATTGGACCTTGAGGATCCGATTTATACTGATTGA